A portion of the Microbispora sp. ZYX-F-249 genome contains these proteins:
- a CDS encoding GNAT family N-acetyltransferase produces MLRTSASRVLDDSDRDEVLALLDTDPVANVFVAARVRAVGLSPSRLGGQMWGYGPRGGLVSLCYAGANLVPVNATREAVHAFADRARKQGRRCSSIVGPAGAVEQLWERLEPHWGGARAIRWAQPVMATSSAPAVEPDPLVRRVRPEEFGILLPACVAMFTEEVGVSPDNGDGGALYRSRVAELIRIGRSYARIDDGQVVFKAEIGAVTPQACQIQGVWVHPDLRGRGHAAAGMAAVVEQALKYFAPVVTLYVNDFNLPARAVYRKVGFQEVDTFMSVLF; encoded by the coding sequence ATGCTGCGAACATCGGCGTCGCGCGTGCTCGACGACAGCGATCGTGACGAGGTGCTGGCGCTCCTCGACACCGATCCGGTCGCCAATGTGTTCGTAGCGGCCCGGGTCAGGGCCGTCGGCCTCAGCCCTTCACGGCTCGGCGGTCAGATGTGGGGCTACGGCCCGCGCGGCGGGCTCGTGTCCCTGTGCTACGCGGGCGCCAACCTGGTGCCGGTGAACGCCACCCGCGAGGCGGTGCACGCCTTCGCCGACCGGGCGCGCAAGCAGGGCCGCCGCTGCTCGTCGATCGTCGGCCCGGCCGGCGCCGTGGAGCAGCTCTGGGAGCGGCTGGAGCCGCACTGGGGCGGCGCCCGCGCGATCCGGTGGGCCCAGCCGGTCATGGCGACGAGCTCCGCGCCCGCCGTCGAACCGGACCCGCTCGTACGCAGGGTCCGGCCCGAGGAGTTCGGCATCCTGCTGCCCGCCTGCGTGGCCATGTTCACCGAAGAGGTGGGCGTCTCTCCGGACAACGGCGACGGGGGAGCGCTCTACCGGTCCAGGGTCGCCGAACTCATCCGCATCGGGCGGTCGTACGCGCGCATCGACGACGGCCAGGTGGTCTTCAAGGCCGAGATCGGCGCGGTGACGCCGCAGGCGTGCCAGATCCAGGGCGTGTGGGTCCATCCCGACCTGCGCGGACGCGGCCACGCGGCGGCCGGGATGGCCGCCGTGGTCGAGCAGGCGCTGAAGTACTTCGCCCCGGTCGTCACCCTCTACGTGAACGACTTCAACCTCCCGGCCAGGGCGGTCTACCGCAAGGTGGGCTTCCAGGAGGTCGACACGTTCATGTCCGTGCTGTTCTGA